Proteins from a genomic interval of Musa acuminata AAA Group cultivar baxijiao chromosome BXJ1-9, Cavendish_Baxijiao_AAA, whole genome shotgun sequence:
- the LOC135593741 gene encoding transcription factor bHLH112-like isoform X2, with product MLMTVTSTATLVEPPTVALYSKSSTPSSILVINPSRERSLTREREREKEMAEEFRPGTCSGGSWWTAAELVEAKARSFDESAGSACGSSITFQETHKMQHPDGGLSPSSMTWTQALLNGAMPQEDLGSRPTGGESSTSNPYGDMSQNLLLQQQHHLSDVGGGYQIITPASYASSSMMLQDLLESETKQQQFIYDGRVRNQYQSPMSADGGSSDELWQPSWLSHLLKSSLSNNTPLWNASASDMRPVFRSPTPSKYVMQPSEPKIVCGSTLTAKMESSGGDRDSCSSSTKKTGSEAATKKPRIETHSPLPTFKVRKEKLGDRITALQQLVSPFGKTDTASVLQEAIEYIKFLHDQVGVLSSPYFKNGQPMKPKQVLSCLCYCVSEGSYNTNAMCSCRYLRNPRIAMNRSKTLEAEDCVWFLSRVRTRWQARPQLTSGTLRSEEPSDR from the exons ATGTTGATGACCGTGACTTCCACAGCCACATTAGTCGAACCCCCAACAGTTGCACTATATAGCAAGTCCTCAACGCCATCCTCCATCCTTGTCATCAACCCAAGCCGAGAGAGGAGCctcaccagagagagagagagagagaaagagatggcAGAAGAGTTCCGGCCAGGAACATGCAGTGGAGGAAGCTGGTGGACGGCAGCTGAGTTGGTCGAAGCTAAAGCTCGGTCCTTCGACGAGTCCGCAGGGTCGGCCTGTGGCAGCTCAATCACTTTCCAAGAGACTCATAAGATGCAACACCCCGACGGTGGACTCTCGCCTTCTTCCATGACTTGGACTCAAGCGTTGCT GAACGGTGCCATGCCGCAAGAGGATCTCGGTTCGAGACCTACAGGCGGTGAGAGCTCGACATCGAATCCATACGGTGACATGAGCCAGAACTTGTTGTTGCAGCAGCAACATCATTTGAGCGATGTTGGTGGCGGCTATCAGATCATCACTCCCGCCTCCTATGCAAGCTCGTCGATGATGTTGCAAGATCTACTTGAATCCGAGACGAAGCAGCAGCAGTTCATCTATGACGGTCGAGTGAGGAATCAGTACCAGTCTCCAATGTCCGCCGATGGGGGAAGCTCAGATGAGCTATGGCAGCCTTCATGGCTTTCCCACCTGCTAAAATCCTCGCTGTCCAACAACACACCCTTATGGAACGCCTCCGCCAGTGATATGAGGCCAGTTTTCCGTTCTCCGACGCCTTCCAAGTATGTCATGCAGCCATCGGAGCCCAAAATTGTTTGCGGTAGCACGCTCACAGCTAAG ATGGAGTCATCAGGAGGAGATCGAGACTCATGTTCTTCCTCGACCAAGAAAACTGGAAGCGAGGCTGCAACCAAAAAGCCCCGGATAGAGACGCATTCGCCATTACCGACTTTTAAG GTGAGGAAAGAGAAACTAGGGGACAGAATCACTGCTCTCCAGCAACTAGTTTCACCTTTTGGAAAG ACTGATACTGCCTCGGTTCTCCAAGAAGCCATTGAATACATTAAGTTCCTTCATGACCAAGTCGGT GTTCTAAGCAGTCCCTACTTTAAAAATGGGCAGCCCATGAAGCCAAAACAGGTACTATCTTGTCTTTGCTACTGTGTCAGTGAGGGATCATACAACACAAACGCAATGTGTTCATGCAGATACCTGAGGAATCCAAGGATTGCGATGAACCGAAGCAAGACCTTAGAAGCCGAGGACTGTGTCTGGTTCCTGTCACGAGTACGTACCCGGTGGCAAGCGAGACCACAGCTGACTTCTGGCACCCTACGCTCGGAGGAACCTTCAGATAGATAA
- the LOC135593741 gene encoding transcription factor bHLH112-like isoform X1 — MLMTVTSTATLVEPPTVALYSKSSTPSSILVINPSRERSLTREREREKEMAEEFRPGTCSGGSWWTAAELVEAKARSFDESAGSACGSSITFQETHKMQHPDGGLSPSSMTWTQALLNGAMPQEDLGSRPTGGESSTSNPYGDMSQNLLLQQQHHLSDVGGGYQIITPASYASSSMMLQDLLESETKQQQFIYDGRVRNQYQSPMSADGGSSDELWQPSWLSHLLKSSLSNNTPLWNASASDMRPVFRSPTPSKYVMQPSEPKIVCGSTLTAKQMESSGGDRDSCSSSTKKTGSEAATKKPRIETHSPLPTFKVRKEKLGDRITALQQLVSPFGKTDTASVLQEAIEYIKFLHDQVGVLSSPYFKNGQPMKPKQVLSCLCYCVSEGSYNTNAMCSCRYLRNPRIAMNRSKTLEAEDCVWFLSRVRTRWQARPQLTSGTLRSEEPSDR; from the exons ATGTTGATGACCGTGACTTCCACAGCCACATTAGTCGAACCCCCAACAGTTGCACTATATAGCAAGTCCTCAACGCCATCCTCCATCCTTGTCATCAACCCAAGCCGAGAGAGGAGCctcaccagagagagagagagagagaaagagatggcAGAAGAGTTCCGGCCAGGAACATGCAGTGGAGGAAGCTGGTGGACGGCAGCTGAGTTGGTCGAAGCTAAAGCTCGGTCCTTCGACGAGTCCGCAGGGTCGGCCTGTGGCAGCTCAATCACTTTCCAAGAGACTCATAAGATGCAACACCCCGACGGTGGACTCTCGCCTTCTTCCATGACTTGGACTCAAGCGTTGCT GAACGGTGCCATGCCGCAAGAGGATCTCGGTTCGAGACCTACAGGCGGTGAGAGCTCGACATCGAATCCATACGGTGACATGAGCCAGAACTTGTTGTTGCAGCAGCAACATCATTTGAGCGATGTTGGTGGCGGCTATCAGATCATCACTCCCGCCTCCTATGCAAGCTCGTCGATGATGTTGCAAGATCTACTTGAATCCGAGACGAAGCAGCAGCAGTTCATCTATGACGGTCGAGTGAGGAATCAGTACCAGTCTCCAATGTCCGCCGATGGGGGAAGCTCAGATGAGCTATGGCAGCCTTCATGGCTTTCCCACCTGCTAAAATCCTCGCTGTCCAACAACACACCCTTATGGAACGCCTCCGCCAGTGATATGAGGCCAGTTTTCCGTTCTCCGACGCCTTCCAAGTATGTCATGCAGCCATCGGAGCCCAAAATTGTTTGCGGTAGCACGCTCACAGCTAAG CAGATGGAGTCATCAGGAGGAGATCGAGACTCATGTTCTTCCTCGACCAAGAAAACTGGAAGCGAGGCTGCAACCAAAAAGCCCCGGATAGAGACGCATTCGCCATTACCGACTTTTAAG GTGAGGAAAGAGAAACTAGGGGACAGAATCACTGCTCTCCAGCAACTAGTTTCACCTTTTGGAAAG ACTGATACTGCCTCGGTTCTCCAAGAAGCCATTGAATACATTAAGTTCCTTCATGACCAAGTCGGT GTTCTAAGCAGTCCCTACTTTAAAAATGGGCAGCCCATGAAGCCAAAACAGGTACTATCTTGTCTTTGCTACTGTGTCAGTGAGGGATCATACAACACAAACGCAATGTGTTCATGCAGATACCTGAGGAATCCAAGGATTGCGATGAACCGAAGCAAGACCTTAGAAGCCGAGGACTGTGTCTGGTTCCTGTCACGAGTACGTACCCGGTGGCAAGCGAGACCACAGCTGACTTCTGGCACCCTACGCTCGGAGGAACCTTCAGATAGATAA
- the LOC135593741 gene encoding transcription factor bHLH112-like isoform X4, translated as MLMTVTSTATLVEPPTVALYSKSSTPSSILVINPSRERSLTREREREKEMAEEFRPGTCSGGSWWTAAELVEAKARSFDESAGSACGSSITFQETHKMQHPDGGLSPSSMTWTQALLNGAMPQEDLGSRPTGGESSTSNPYGDMSQNLLLQQQHHLSDVGGGYQIITPASYASSSMMLQDLLESETKQQQFIYDGRVRNQYQSPMSADGGSSDELWQPSWLSHLLKSSLSNNTPLWNASASDMRPVFRSPTPSKYVMQPSEPKIVCGSTLTAKMESSGGDRDSCSSSTKKTGSEAATKKPRIETHSPLPTFKVRKEKLGDRITALQQLVSPFGKTDTASVLQEAIEYIKFLHDQVGVLSSPYFKNGQPMKPKQIPEESKDCDEPKQDLRSRGLCLVPVTSTYPVASETTADFWHPTLGGTFR; from the exons ATGTTGATGACCGTGACTTCCACAGCCACATTAGTCGAACCCCCAACAGTTGCACTATATAGCAAGTCCTCAACGCCATCCTCCATCCTTGTCATCAACCCAAGCCGAGAGAGGAGCctcaccagagagagagagagagagaaagagatggcAGAAGAGTTCCGGCCAGGAACATGCAGTGGAGGAAGCTGGTGGACGGCAGCTGAGTTGGTCGAAGCTAAAGCTCGGTCCTTCGACGAGTCCGCAGGGTCGGCCTGTGGCAGCTCAATCACTTTCCAAGAGACTCATAAGATGCAACACCCCGACGGTGGACTCTCGCCTTCTTCCATGACTTGGACTCAAGCGTTGCT GAACGGTGCCATGCCGCAAGAGGATCTCGGTTCGAGACCTACAGGCGGTGAGAGCTCGACATCGAATCCATACGGTGACATGAGCCAGAACTTGTTGTTGCAGCAGCAACATCATTTGAGCGATGTTGGTGGCGGCTATCAGATCATCACTCCCGCCTCCTATGCAAGCTCGTCGATGATGTTGCAAGATCTACTTGAATCCGAGACGAAGCAGCAGCAGTTCATCTATGACGGTCGAGTGAGGAATCAGTACCAGTCTCCAATGTCCGCCGATGGGGGAAGCTCAGATGAGCTATGGCAGCCTTCATGGCTTTCCCACCTGCTAAAATCCTCGCTGTCCAACAACACACCCTTATGGAACGCCTCCGCCAGTGATATGAGGCCAGTTTTCCGTTCTCCGACGCCTTCCAAGTATGTCATGCAGCCATCGGAGCCCAAAATTGTTTGCGGTAGCACGCTCACAGCTAAG ATGGAGTCATCAGGAGGAGATCGAGACTCATGTTCTTCCTCGACCAAGAAAACTGGAAGCGAGGCTGCAACCAAAAAGCCCCGGATAGAGACGCATTCGCCATTACCGACTTTTAAG GTGAGGAAAGAGAAACTAGGGGACAGAATCACTGCTCTCCAGCAACTAGTTTCACCTTTTGGAAAG ACTGATACTGCCTCGGTTCTCCAAGAAGCCATTGAATACATTAAGTTCCTTCATGACCAAGTCGGT GTTCTAAGCAGTCCCTACTTTAAAAATGGGCAGCCCATGAAGCCAAAACAG ATACCTGAGGAATCCAAGGATTGCGATGAACCGAAGCAAGACCTTAGAAGCCGAGGACTGTGTCTGGTTCCTGTCACGAGTACGTACCCGGTGGCAAGCGAGACCACAGCTGACTTCTGGCACCCTACGCTCGGAGGAACCTTCAGATAG
- the LOC135593741 gene encoding transcription factor bHLH112-like isoform X3 yields MLMTVTSTATLVEPPTVALYSKSSTPSSILVINPSRERSLTREREREKEMAEEFRPGTCSGGSWWTAAELVEAKARSFDESAGSACGSSITFQETHKMQHPDGGLSPSSMTWTQALLNGAMPQEDLGSRPTGGESSTSNPYGDMSQNLLLQQQHHLSDVGGGYQIITPASYASSSMMLQDLLESETKQQQFIYDGRVRNQYQSPMSADGGSSDELWQPSWLSHLLKSSLSNNTPLWNASASDMRPVFRSPTPSKYVMQPSEPKIVCGSTLTAKQMESSGGDRDSCSSSTKKTGSEAATKKPRIETHSPLPTFKVRKEKLGDRITALQQLVSPFGKTDTASVLQEAIEYIKFLHDQVGVLSSPYFKNGQPMKPKQIPEESKDCDEPKQDLRSRGLCLVPVTSTYPVASETTADFWHPTLGGTFR; encoded by the exons ATGTTGATGACCGTGACTTCCACAGCCACATTAGTCGAACCCCCAACAGTTGCACTATATAGCAAGTCCTCAACGCCATCCTCCATCCTTGTCATCAACCCAAGCCGAGAGAGGAGCctcaccagagagagagagagagagaaagagatggcAGAAGAGTTCCGGCCAGGAACATGCAGTGGAGGAAGCTGGTGGACGGCAGCTGAGTTGGTCGAAGCTAAAGCTCGGTCCTTCGACGAGTCCGCAGGGTCGGCCTGTGGCAGCTCAATCACTTTCCAAGAGACTCATAAGATGCAACACCCCGACGGTGGACTCTCGCCTTCTTCCATGACTTGGACTCAAGCGTTGCT GAACGGTGCCATGCCGCAAGAGGATCTCGGTTCGAGACCTACAGGCGGTGAGAGCTCGACATCGAATCCATACGGTGACATGAGCCAGAACTTGTTGTTGCAGCAGCAACATCATTTGAGCGATGTTGGTGGCGGCTATCAGATCATCACTCCCGCCTCCTATGCAAGCTCGTCGATGATGTTGCAAGATCTACTTGAATCCGAGACGAAGCAGCAGCAGTTCATCTATGACGGTCGAGTGAGGAATCAGTACCAGTCTCCAATGTCCGCCGATGGGGGAAGCTCAGATGAGCTATGGCAGCCTTCATGGCTTTCCCACCTGCTAAAATCCTCGCTGTCCAACAACACACCCTTATGGAACGCCTCCGCCAGTGATATGAGGCCAGTTTTCCGTTCTCCGACGCCTTCCAAGTATGTCATGCAGCCATCGGAGCCCAAAATTGTTTGCGGTAGCACGCTCACAGCTAAG CAGATGGAGTCATCAGGAGGAGATCGAGACTCATGTTCTTCCTCGACCAAGAAAACTGGAAGCGAGGCTGCAACCAAAAAGCCCCGGATAGAGACGCATTCGCCATTACCGACTTTTAAG GTGAGGAAAGAGAAACTAGGGGACAGAATCACTGCTCTCCAGCAACTAGTTTCACCTTTTGGAAAG ACTGATACTGCCTCGGTTCTCCAAGAAGCCATTGAATACATTAAGTTCCTTCATGACCAAGTCGGT GTTCTAAGCAGTCCCTACTTTAAAAATGGGCAGCCCATGAAGCCAAAACAG ATACCTGAGGAATCCAAGGATTGCGATGAACCGAAGCAAGACCTTAGAAGCCGAGGACTGTGTCTGGTTCCTGTCACGAGTACGTACCCGGTGGCAAGCGAGACCACAGCTGACTTCTGGCACCCTACGCTCGGAGGAACCTTCAGATAG
- the LOC135593743 gene encoding uncharacterized protein LOC135593743, protein MAKMSPVAALLPCIARLSFLPLVFFVFFSSSLADSSGGGVASIQELLRGHGLPAGLLPKSVESFVHDSSSGLLEVRIDRPCYARYDDGLAYFDREVRGNLSYGALRGVVGWSQEELFLWLPVKGIVVTDPASGIILFDIGLARKRLALSTFEDPPDCLPEGEEAAAGLGLFGRRGYQQQR, encoded by the exons ATGGCCAAGATGTCACCTGTCGCCGCCCTCTTGCCTTGTATAGCCCGCTTATCCTTTCTCCCCCTCGTCTTCTtcgttttcttctcctcctccttagcGGATTCATCCGGCGGCGGCGTCGCCTCCATCCAGGAACTCCTCCGCGGCCACGGCCTCCCTGCGGGGCTCCTCCCCAAGTCCGTGGAGTCCTTCGTCCACGACTCCTCCTCCGGCCTCCTCGAGGTCCGGATCGACCGCCCCTGTTACGCCCGTTACGACGACGGACTCGCCTACTTCGATCGCGAGGTGCGCGGCAACCTCAGCTACGGGGCGCTCCGCGGGGTGGTCGGCTGGTCGCAGGAGGAGCTCTTCCTGTGGCTCCCCGTCAAGGGGATCGTCGTCACCGACCCGGCCTCGGGCATCATCCTCTTCGACATCGGCCTCGCCCGCAAGCGACTCGCCCTCTCGACCTTCGAGGACCCGCCCGACTGCTTGCCGGAAGGAGAAGAAGCGGCGGCCGGTTTAG GGTTGTTTGGCAGAAGAGGATACCAGCAGCAGAGATAA